The sequence TCTGTAAAAATATCCCAGAGGGTAACTTTTTTATTGATGTTGGCATGCTGCACGTTACCTGCCAGAATAAACAACTGGCGGGCCAGCTTGGGTACATCGATGCTTGAAACCACGTAGAAGGGATCGTTAAAGAGCGACTGCATCAGGCGGTTGTCGCTCGAGTTGAGCGATACAAAGCGATTGTAATGCAGCAGGGTGAGCGAATCGGTACGCTGCGAGGTTAGTATCTTATCTTCGGGACACATAAAACGATTTTCCTGTACCGAAGCCTTGCTACGGGCAATGATGGGGTGGTGCATGGCTGAGAGTTGCAGCAGCCCCTCCTGCATGGTCATAATGCAGCGGTTCTCAACAATACTGCGCACGCTGTAGTAGCCATCGGGGGTGAACATATCGGGGTAACGCTCAACCAGTTGCTTTACCATGTCGCGCGACTGCTGGGCGCCGATAGGGGTGAGTTCGCCATCGCGATCCTGCGCATCCTGGCACAGTAACTTGATACGGCGGAACACATCCTTACCCAGCTTGGTAAGCTTGCCTAAGCTGTCGGCCTTTGCAAAGGTGGCGTAGGTATCGGTATAGTAATCCTTTTTATCGAGATAATACGAACCCGGGCAGCCGTAGTGGTTGATGTAGAATGGCCTTTTACCGGCGGGCGCGGGGGTATCCTTAGGCATCTTGCCTATGGGGAGGGCATAGAACATACCTGCCGCACGGTTAGGGTCGGCCTGCAATTCCTTTTCCACCGATTGTGCCTTAACGCCTGCAAAAGCTGCTGTTAAGGTGATGAAAAATATGAGTAGACGTTTCATTGCTTAGGGCATTTATAGAGCTTTGGCTGCAAAATTAGTGATTTTTTGGCAATATTCCAAACTGCGCACTAAAAAAGTACGTAACTTTGCAACTATTTTCGTACCTTTGCCAGCGTATGGAAAAGAATAAGGTATATAAGGATTTGTTTGTAGACTTTGACGACACGCTCTACGACACCCATGGCAACTCGGAGATTGCCATACGCGAAACGTTCGAGTATTACCAGCTGGGACGCTATTTTGCTGACCCTCAGGTGTTTTACGATGCTTACTGGGAGGCGAATATCGACCTTTGGGGTCGCTACTCGAAGGGTGAGATTACGCGCGACTACCTGATAGTGGAGCGATTCCGCCGACCCTTGAGTGTGGGCATGGGTGATGCTGCTACCGAGGCGTACTGCCTGGAGATGAGCGACCAATTTCTGGCGTACTGCAGCAACAAGCCCGGCACGGTGAAGGGTGCACACGAGTTGATGCAATACCTGCGCGAAAAGGGCTACCGTATGCACATGACGAGCAACGGATTCCACGAGGTGCAGTACAAAAAACTGGCTGCCTGCGGTTTGCGCGACTATTTTGATACGATTGTGCTGAGCGAGGATGCGGGGGTAAACAAGCCTGCTGCGGGCTATTTTGAGTATGCTTTTAAGCAGACAGGAGCCAAGCCCGAAACAACGCTGATGATAGGCGACAACCTGCAAACCGACATTAAGGGTGCGATGGCCGTGGGCATAGATGCGCTGCTGTTTAACCGTTGGGGATACGACATAAAAAGTGGAGACCCTGAGGCCCCCACTTACACAGTATCTGATTTACTTGATATCAAACAGATTATTTAAAGATTACTTAGCATAAGCTACAGAACGTGTTTCGCGGATAACGGTAATCTTTACCTGACCAGGATAGGTCATCTCGTTCTGAATCTTTGTAGCGATATCGGCGCTGAGGGCCTCGCTCTCGGCGTCGTTCATCTTATCGGCACCTACAATCACACGGAGCTCGCGACCAGCCTGGATGGCGTAGGTCTTGGTAACACCGGGATAGCTCATAGCGATGGCCTCGAGGTCGTTCAAACGCTTGATGTAAGCCTCTACAATCTCGCGACGTGCACCAGGACGGGCACCTGAGATGGCGTCGCACACCTGTACGATAGGAGCCAGCAGAGTCTGCATCTCCATCTCGTCGTGGTGAGCACCGATGGCATTGCAGATATCGGGCTTCTCCTTGAACTTCTCGGCAATCTTAGCACCGTAGATAGCGTGTGGCAACTCGCTCTCCTCGTCGGGCACCTTACCGATATCGTGCAGCAATCCGGCACGCTTAGCCTTCTTTGGATTCAAGCCAAGCTCGCTGGCCATAACGGCACACAGGTTGGCTGTTTCGCGCGCGTGCTGCAGCAGATTCTGACCGTATGATGAGCGGTACTTCATCTTACCGATGATGCGGATGAGCTCGGGGTGGAGACCGTGAACACCCAGGTCGATAGCGGTGCGCTTACCAGTCTCGATAATCTCGTTGTCGAGCTGCTTCTTAACCTTGGCAACTACCTCCTCGATACGTGCGGGGTGGATACGGCCATCGCTCACCAGCTGGTGGAGTGCCAGGCGGCAAACCTCACGGCGAACAGGATCGAAACCAGAGATAACGATTGCCTCAGGAGTATCGTCGACAACGATTTCAACACCTGCGGCGGCCTCGAGTGCGCGGATGTTACGACCCTCGCGACCGATGATGCGACCCTTTACCTCGTCGTTCTCGATGTGGAACACGCTTACCGAGTTCTCGATAGCGGTTTCGGTAGCTACACGCTGAATGGTCTGGATAACTATCTTCTTGGCCTGTGCGTTAGCGTTCAGCTTGGCCTCGTCCATAATCTCGTTGATGTAGCTGGCAGCGGCAGTCTTAGCCTCGTCCTTCATCGACTCAACCAGGCGGTTCTTAGCCTCTTCGGCGCTGAGACCTGATACCTCCTCGAGCTTCTCGCGCTCCTTGAGCTGCATCTTCTCGAGCTCCTCGGCCTTTACAGAGAGCAGCTTCTTCTCGTTCTCGATGCGCTGCTGCTGATTGTCGAGTTCGTTCTTACGGCGGCCCAGTTCTTCCTGGCGCTGGTTGAGCGAAATCTCGCGCTGCTTGAGTTTGTTCTCACTCTGCTGGATGTGCTGGTTGCGCTGCTGCACCTCCTTCTCCAGCTCGCTCTTCTTGTTGATGAATTTTTCCTTCACCTCGAGCAGTTTTTTCTCTTTGATGACATCGGCCTGCTTGGTGGCAGTGTCGATCATTTCATTGTATTTCCCCTTCAGAACGTAGCGGAATACAAGGTATCCGCAGA is a genomic window of Xylanibacter ruminicola 23 containing:
- the rny gene encoding ribonuclease Y encodes the protein MDIIIVLLIAAGALALGGVCGYLVFRYVLKGKYNEMIDTATKQADVIKEKKLLEVKEKFINKKSELEKEVQQRNQHIQQSENKLKQREISLNQRQEELGRRKNELDNQQQRIENEKKLLSVKAEELEKMQLKEREKLEEVSGLSAEEAKNRLVESMKDEAKTAAASYINEIMDEAKLNANAQAKKIVIQTIQRVATETAIENSVSVFHIENDEVKGRIIGREGRNIRALEAAAGVEIVVDDTPEAIVISGFDPVRREVCRLALHQLVSDGRIHPARIEEVVAKVKKQLDNEIIETGKRTAIDLGVHGLHPELIRIIGKMKYRSSYGQNLLQHARETANLCAVMASELGLNPKKAKRAGLLHDIGKVPDEESELPHAIYGAKIAEKFKEKPDICNAIGAHHDEMEMQTLLAPIVQVCDAISGARPGARREIVEAYIKRLNDLEAIAMSYPGVTKTYAIQAGRELRVIVGADKMNDAESEALSADIATKIQNEMTYPGQVKITVIRETRSVAYAK
- a CDS encoding YjjG family noncanonical pyrimidine nucleotidase — translated: MEKNKVYKDLFVDFDDTLYDTHGNSEIAIRETFEYYQLGRYFADPQVFYDAYWEANIDLWGRYSKGEITRDYLIVERFRRPLSVGMGDAATEAYCLEMSDQFLAYCSNKPGTVKGAHELMQYLREKGYRMHMTSNGFHEVQYKKLAACGLRDYFDTIVLSEDAGVNKPAAGYFEYAFKQTGAKPETTLMIGDNLQTDIKGAMAVGIDALLFNRWGYDIKSGDPEAPTYTVSDLLDIKQII